The following are encoded in a window of Bacillus xiapuensis genomic DNA:
- the pstA gene encoding phosphate ABC transporter permease PstA produces MVGKIPSRLLRNNLYKGLFLAATILTSVILIVLLVRIFSQGAGHLSWDFLQNFASRRPEQAGIKAAIVGTLWMMAVVVPVSFLLGVGAAIYLEEYAKKNWITRWIQMNISNLAGVPSVVFGLLGLTIFVRLFYLGNSVLAAGLTMSLLILPVIIVASQESIRAVPKELREASYGLGATKWQTILRVVLPAAIPGILTGSILAFSRAIGETAPLVVVGIPTFVAFLPMSFLDQFSALPMQIYNWTSRPQEEFHLLAAAGIIVLLIILILMNSVAVWIRNRYQQRY; encoded by the coding sequence ATGGTAGGAAAGATTCCTTCCAGATTGTTGAGAAATAACCTTTATAAAGGATTATTTTTAGCCGCCACGATTCTGACGTCGGTCATTTTGATCGTGCTGCTTGTCCGCATCTTTTCGCAAGGCGCTGGGCATTTGTCCTGGGATTTCTTACAGAATTTCGCTTCCAGACGCCCAGAGCAAGCGGGCATTAAAGCAGCGATTGTCGGCACGCTATGGATGATGGCAGTTGTTGTGCCGGTTTCTTTTCTTCTTGGTGTCGGCGCGGCCATTTATCTTGAGGAATATGCGAAGAAAAACTGGATTACCCGCTGGATTCAAATGAACATTTCCAACCTTGCAGGTGTTCCTTCCGTTGTTTTCGGTTTGCTTGGTTTAACGATTTTCGTTCGGTTGTTCTATCTTGGAAACAGTGTTTTGGCGGCTGGTTTAACGATGAGTTTGCTGATTTTGCCCGTCATCATTGTTGCTTCTCAGGAATCAATTCGTGCGGTGCCTAAAGAATTAAGAGAAGCCTCCTACGGTCTCGGTGCAACGAAATGGCAAACGATTTTACGGGTGGTGCTTCCAGCAGCTATCCCGGGTATCTTAACAGGAAGCATTCTTGCTTTTTCAAGGGCTATTGGGGAAACTGCGCCATTAGTCGTTGTGGGAATCCCAACCTTTGTCGCCTTTTTGCCAATGTCGTTTTTGGATCAGTTTTCTGCTTTGCCGATGCAAATCTACAACTGGACCAGCAGACCGCAAGAGGAATTCCATTTGCTTGCAGCTGCAGGCATCATCGTGCTGTTAATCATCTTGATCTTGATGAATTCTGTGGCCGTATGGATTCGAAATCGTTATCAGCAAAGATATTAA
- the pstC gene encoding phosphate ABC transporter permease subunit PstC: MGLKGVFILKTAEKQLSPVQELLQKKYQKGFLNRSEKIIPIVLFLMAAVSVLTTVGIVLTLIFETLTFFKEVPLTEFFTAKEWYPFSATESTYGILPLIVGTLKITFIATITAVPIGLAVAVYLSEYASDRVRKVMKPILEVLAGVPTIVYGFFALTFVTPLLRSIFPSVELFNAISPGIVVGIMIIPMIVSLSEDALSSVPQAVRQGALALGATKWEMTWRVAFPAALSGILASIVLAISRAIGETMIVTIAGGSTPTAELDLTSSLQTMTSYIVQVSTGDAGFGTTIYYSIYAVGFTLFLFTLAMNILAQRISKRFREEY, encoded by the coding sequence ATGGGGTTGAAAGGAGTTTTCATTTTGAAAACAGCTGAGAAACAATTGAGTCCTGTTCAGGAATTACTACAAAAAAAATATCAGAAAGGATTCCTGAACAGAAGCGAAAAAATTATACCTATCGTATTATTTTTAATGGCAGCTGTCTCAGTTTTAACAACGGTTGGCATCGTGCTGACGCTTATTTTTGAAACATTGACGTTTTTTAAAGAAGTCCCGCTGACGGAATTTTTTACAGCTAAAGAGTGGTATCCATTCTCTGCAACAGAATCAACTTATGGAATTCTCCCATTGATTGTGGGTACGTTAAAAATTACATTTATTGCGACCATTACAGCAGTGCCTATCGGATTAGCGGTCGCGGTTTATTTAAGTGAATATGCTTCCGATAGAGTAAGAAAAGTTATGAAGCCGATCCTAGAAGTATTGGCTGGTGTTCCGACGATTGTTTACGGTTTCTTTGCTCTAACGTTTGTCACACCGTTATTGCGATCTATTTTCCCTTCAGTGGAATTGTTTAACGCAATCAGCCCAGGAATTGTGGTGGGGATCATGATCATTCCAATGATCGTTTCGCTTTCAGAAGATGCATTGTCATCTGTTCCTCAAGCTGTGCGTCAAGGTGCTTTAGCGCTGGGAGCTACAAAATGGGAAATGACTTGGAGAGTGGCTTTTCCGGCGGCTTTATCAGGAATACTAGCTTCCATCGTCTTAGCTATTTCCCGGGCGATTGGCGAGACGATGATCGTTACCATTGCGGGAGGTTCAACTCCAACTGCGGAGCTGGATTTAACATCTTCTCTGCAGACGATGACATCCTATATTGTTCAAGTAAGTACGGGTGATGCCGGTTTTGGTACAACGATCTATTATAGTATTTATGCTGTCGGATTTACATTATTCCTATTTACATTGGCCATGAATATTTTAGCTCAGCGCATCTCTAAGCGTTTTAGGGAGGAGTACTAA
- a CDS encoding PstS family phosphate ABC transporter substrate-binding protein produces the protein MKPVKVLAVSAMLGSALVLGACNGNTDGEGKKESTEQTGESDKQMQGNIQVDGSSTVYPIMEAVSEEYMMEQPDVKVTVGFSGTGGGFEKFIAGETQMSNASRPIKDEEKASLEEKKIDFTEFKLAFDGLSIVVNKDNDWVDHLTIEELQKMWVDTGKPKKWSDIRKGWPDEEIKLYSPGTDSGTYDYFNEVILEEKQIDKAATLSEDDNVLVQGVTGDKNAIGYFGYAYYAENKDKLKVVPVDGGEGPVEPTNETIESGKYSPLSRPLFTYVANKAVADEESVYDYMKFTLENAGAMAEEVGYVKLPDEEYDKQLETLEGLKK, from the coding sequence ATGAAACCAGTTAAAGTTTTAGCTGTATCAGCCATGCTCGGTTCTGCGCTTGTATTAGGCGCTTGTAATGGCAATACAGACGGTGAAGGGAAGAAGGAAAGTACAGAGCAGACGGGTGAATCCGATAAGCAAATGCAAGGAAACATTCAAGTGGATGGATCTTCAACTGTTTATCCGATCATGGAAGCTGTTTCTGAAGAGTATATGATGGAACAACCTGATGTGAAAGTGACCGTCGGATTTTCTGGTACAGGCGGCGGATTTGAGAAGTTCATCGCAGGCGAAACGCAGATGAGCAATGCCTCCCGTCCAATTAAAGATGAAGAAAAAGCTTCTCTTGAAGAGAAAAAGATTGATTTCACTGAATTCAAACTTGCTTTTGACGGACTTTCCATCGTAGTGAATAAAGATAATGATTGGGTAGACCACCTAACTATTGAAGAGCTGCAAAAAATGTGGGTGGATACTGGCAAGCCAAAAAAATGGTCTGACATCCGCAAAGGCTGGCCGGACGAAGAAATTAAACTGTATTCTCCTGGAACTGATTCGGGAACTTATGATTACTTCAATGAAGTAATTCTTGAAGAAAAACAAATTGACAAAGCGGCTACATTATCAGAGGATGACAACGTGTTGGTTCAAGGTGTAACGGGCGATAAAAACGCGATTGGCTACTTCGGCTATGCTTATTACGCAGAGAACAAGGACAAGCTGAAGGTAGTTCCGGTCGATGGCGGAGAAGGTCCGGTTGAACCGACAAATGAAACAATCGAGTCTGGAAAATACTCTCCACTGTCACGTCCGCTTTTCACATACGTTGCTAACAAAGCGGTAGCAGATGAAGAATCTGTGTATGACTATATGAAATTCACTCTTGAAAACGCCGGAGCAATGGCGGAAGAAGTTGGCTACGTCAAGCTTCCTGATGAAGAATACGATAAACAATTAGAAACTTTAGAAGGATTAAAGAAATAA
- a CDS encoding peptidoglycan D,D-transpeptidase FtsI family protein, whose product MNMMFFVVFLLFSILIFRLGIVQIVQGEDYQRKIERTEDVTVNASVPRGKIFDRDARVIVDNAPKNAITYTRSKGADPKEMLKTATKLAALIEKETDQVTERDKKDFWLMKYPEKGKKKITKEEWKKFKENEIEEKKIYQMQIDRITEEDLKDLTPKELEILAIYREFTSGYAMTPQIVKSKNVTEKEYAVVSENLASLPGVNTTTDWDRLYMYENTLKTVLGNISSSREGLPKEMVDYYTSRGYSRNDRVGKSYIEYQYEEMLRGKKTKVKNITDKSGNILDSEVIREGQRGNDLILTIDMDLQQAVDQIVEEELRKEKSGYGRYLLDRAFVTMMDPRTGEILALSGKKYEVNNGKPEILDFALGNLTTSYAMGSAVKGATVLTGYMTGANDPGDYIVDEPLRFKDTNPKSSWFNRGGAMGINEKYALMRSSNVYMFKTAIEIGKGKYIPNGSLNLDLMHGFSTMRRHFGQFGLGVPTGIDLPNEQIGFQGKINLGEPGKLLDFSIGQFDTYTPLQLAQYVSTIANDGYRMKPHIVKEIRQPATEADKIGSLVKEIQPEVINRIDVTPNELKRVQEGFRMVMSGSQGTARAHFANAPYKPAGKTGTAEGVYDGPKGEQYIKNGQTLPMTWNVTLAAYAPADNPEVAMSVVVPWVYEGNGSSSISNIIGRRVLDKYFELKEKRMKEQTSDVTVDQKIRTKDDQQSEDKTEE is encoded by the coding sequence ATGAACATGATGTTCTTCGTTGTCTTTTTGCTTTTTTCGATATTGATTTTCAGACTGGGGATTGTACAGATTGTCCAGGGGGAAGATTATCAAAGAAAAATTGAGCGGACAGAAGATGTAACGGTAAATGCCAGCGTGCCAAGGGGAAAGATTTTTGATCGTGATGCACGAGTGATCGTGGATAATGCGCCGAAAAATGCGATTACATACACGCGCTCTAAGGGAGCGGATCCTAAGGAAATGCTGAAAACAGCCACTAAGCTTGCAGCGCTGATTGAGAAGGAAACCGATCAAGTAACCGAGCGTGACAAGAAAGATTTCTGGCTAATGAAGTATCCGGAGAAAGGCAAAAAGAAAATTACAAAAGAAGAATGGAAAAAATTTAAAGAAAATGAAATTGAAGAAAAGAAAATTTACCAAATGCAAATTGACCGCATTACAGAAGAGGATTTAAAGGATCTGACACCGAAAGAACTTGAGATATTGGCGATTTATCGTGAATTTACGAGCGGTTACGCAATGACACCGCAAATTGTCAAAAGTAAAAACGTGACCGAAAAAGAATATGCCGTCGTCAGTGAAAATCTCGCTTCTCTTCCGGGAGTGAATACGACAACGGATTGGGATCGTTTATATATGTACGAGAATACATTAAAGACGGTACTTGGCAATATTTCTTCTTCAAGAGAAGGACTGCCGAAGGAGATGGTTGATTATTACACCTCCCGGGGATATAGCCGTAATGATCGCGTTGGGAAAAGCTATATTGAATATCAATATGAAGAAATGCTTCGCGGCAAGAAAACAAAAGTGAAAAACATTACGGACAAATCGGGAAACATCTTGGATTCTGAAGTGATCCGTGAAGGCCAGCGCGGCAATGACCTTATATTAACGATCGATATGGATCTTCAGCAAGCAGTCGATCAGATTGTCGAAGAAGAACTTAGGAAAGAAAAGTCCGGATATGGACGCTATCTTCTTGACCGCGCGTTCGTAACAATGATGGACCCGAGAACAGGAGAAATTCTAGCCCTGTCAGGGAAAAAATACGAGGTGAATAACGGAAAACCCGAGATACTGGATTTTGCTTTAGGGAATTTGACGACCTCTTATGCGATGGGATCTGCCGTGAAGGGCGCAACCGTTCTGACCGGCTATATGACAGGGGCCAATGACCCGGGTGATTATATTGTGGACGAACCGTTGAGATTTAAAGACACCAATCCGAAAAGCTCGTGGTTCAACCGCGGCGGTGCCATGGGAATCAACGAAAAATATGCGCTCATGCGCTCGTCAAACGTATATATGTTTAAAACAGCGATTGAAATCGGCAAAGGAAAATACATTCCGAACGGAAGCTTAAATTTAGATTTGATGCACGGGTTCTCGACGATGCGCCGCCATTTTGGCCAATTCGGTCTTGGTGTGCCGACCGGCATTGATCTGCCTAATGAACAAATCGGCTTCCAGGGGAAAATCAATCTAGGGGAGCCGGGGAAATTGCTGGATTTCTCCATTGGCCAGTTTGATACGTATACCCCGCTGCAGCTGGCGCAATATGTCTCTACGATTGCCAATGACGGCTATCGGATGAAGCCGCATATCGTCAAGGAGATTCGCCAGCCAGCTACAGAAGCGGATAAAATCGGATCGCTCGTTAAGGAAATTCAGCCGGAAGTGATCAATCGCATCGATGTTACACCAAACGAGCTGAAGCGTGTGCAGGAAGGATTTCGAATGGTGATGAGCGGCTCACAGGGAACAGCGCGAGCTCATTTTGCCAATGCACCCTACAAGCCTGCTGGAAAAACCGGAACGGCTGAAGGGGTCTATGACGGGCCGAAGGGCGAGCAATATATAAAAAATGGCCAAACATTGCCGATGACCTGGAACGTGACGCTCGCTGCTTATGCTCCGGCGGATAATCCGGAAGTAGCGATGTCGGTGGTCGTTCCTTGGGTTTATGAAGGAAACGGCAGTTCCAGTATATCCAACATTATAGGGAGAAGAGTGCTCGATAAGTATTTCGAGCTGAAGGAAAAACGAATGAAAGAACAAACCTCTGATGTAACGGTCGATCAAAAAATTAGGACGAAAGACGATCAGCAGAGCGAAGATAAAACAGAAGAATGA
- a CDS encoding MFS transporter, whose amino-acid sequence MWFKKWFHHIDLTKDLMLLLLIGGLYSLSVALSNTFVNIYLWRQSGQFIDLALYNLTVAAVQPFAFFVAGKCAKKVDRVVVLRLGVTILGTFYIAVLSFGDQASEWIFLLGALLGWGYGFYWLAYNVLTFEITEPETRDFFNGFFGTLFSAGGMIGPMLAGFIISRFTSQIGYMIVFALSLACFSAAVVISLLLKRRPAKGKYEFLLVWRERKCNKDWKRITNAHFFQGLREGVFVFVISVFVFVTTGSELALGTYGLVYSSVSFISYSLATRVISKRFRKQVIFAAGLVLFLSLFIIVPQLTFARLLIYAALIAVAYPFLLVPYLSMTYDVIGQGRKAAQRRIEYMVVREVFINAGRILSILIFIAAVSFFGEKQSIPLLLLILGSGHSFIYFCIRKVNLHPARDLVN is encoded by the coding sequence ATGTGGTTTAAAAAGTGGTTCCATCATATAGACTTGACGAAGGATTTAATGTTATTGCTTCTGATCGGAGGTCTGTATTCCCTGAGCGTGGCGTTATCCAACACTTTCGTAAACATTTATTTATGGAGGCAATCAGGCCAGTTCATCGATTTGGCCCTTTATAACCTAACGGTGGCCGCCGTACAGCCATTCGCTTTTTTTGTGGCTGGAAAATGCGCAAAAAAAGTGGATCGGGTGGTTGTTTTAAGGCTGGGAGTGACCATTCTTGGAACCTTTTATATCGCGGTGCTATCCTTCGGCGACCAAGCCTCTGAATGGATTTTTTTATTGGGCGCTTTACTTGGCTGGGGATACGGTTTTTATTGGCTGGCTTATAATGTGCTGACATTTGAAATTACTGAACCGGAAACAAGAGATTTTTTTAATGGCTTTTTCGGTACGTTATTTTCAGCGGGCGGAATGATAGGGCCTATGCTGGCCGGATTTATCATTAGCCGCTTTACCTCCCAAATCGGCTATATGATCGTGTTTGCTTTGTCACTTGCTTGCTTTTCAGCGGCTGTGGTGATCAGTCTGCTTTTAAAAAGAAGGCCTGCAAAAGGCAAGTATGAATTTCTTTTGGTGTGGCGGGAGAGAAAATGCAACAAGGATTGGAAAAGAATCACAAACGCTCATTTTTTTCAAGGCTTGAGGGAAGGGGTGTTTGTCTTTGTTATTTCGGTGTTTGTCTTTGTTACAACGGGCAGCGAGCTGGCGCTTGGAACGTACGGGCTTGTATACTCGAGCGTATCTTTTATCAGCTATTCGCTTGCTACAAGAGTGATTAGCAAACGCTTCCGTAAGCAGGTTATTTTTGCGGCTGGGCTCGTCCTTTTTTTGTCCTTGTTTATAATCGTTCCGCAGCTGACATTCGCCCGTTTGCTCATATATGCGGCTCTGATTGCTGTCGCTTATCCGTTTTTGCTAGTTCCCTACTTATCGATGACCTATGACGTAATCGGTCAAGGCAGAAAGGCGGCACAAAGGCGAATTGAGTATATGGTCGTCAGGGAAGTGTTCATTAATGCGGGGAGAATTCTATCCATTTTGATATTTATAGCAGCTGTCTCTTTTTTCGGCGAGAAACAAAGCATTCCCCTGCTGCTTCTTATTCTTGGATCCGGGCACAGCTTTATTTATTTTTGCATCAGAAAAGTGAATCTCCATCCGGCAAGAGACTTGGTGAATTGA
- the sodA gene encoding superoxide dismutase SodA — translation MAFQLPELPYAYDALEPHIDKETMNIHHTKHHNTYVTKLNEALQGHDDLASKSVEEVIANLDAVPENIRTAVRNNGGGHANHSLFWQILSPNGGGEPTGELADAINNKFGSLDKFKDAFAQAAAGRFGSGWAWLVVHNGDLEITSTPNQDSPLMDGKTPVLGLDVWEHAYYLNYQNRRPEYIKAFWNVVNWDEVAKRFSAAK, via the coding sequence ATGGCATTTCAATTACCGGAATTACCTTACGCTTACGATGCATTAGAGCCTCATATTGACAAGGAAACCATGAATATTCACCATACGAAGCATCACAACACGTATGTAACGAAACTAAATGAGGCGCTTCAAGGCCATGATGATTTAGCCAGCAAATCTGTGGAAGAAGTAATCGCTAATCTTGATGCGGTTCCTGAAAACATTCGCACAGCTGTTCGCAACAACGGAGGCGGACATGCCAACCACTCTTTATTCTGGCAAATCCTTTCTCCAAATGGCGGCGGCGAGCCAACTGGCGAGCTAGCAGATGCGATCAATAATAAATTCGGCAGCCTGGACAAATTCAAGGATGCATTTGCCCAAGCAGCAGCTGGACGCTTCGGTTCAGGCTGGGCATGGTTAGTGGTCCATAACGGCGATCTTGAAATTACAAGCACACCAAACCAAGATTCGCCATTGATGGATGGGAAAACTCCTGTGTTAGGGCTTGATGTTTGGGAGCACGCTTACTACTTGAACTATCAAAATCGCCGTCCTGAGTACATCAAAGCTTTCTGGAATGTTGTTAACTGGGATGAAGTAGCTAAACGCTTCAGCGCAGCTAAATAA
- a CDS encoding Na/Pi cotransporter family protein translates to MEINVQEMLFQFLGGLGIFLYGIKLMGDGLQQAAGDRLRDILDRFTTNPIMGVLAGVLVTVLIQSSSATTVITVGLVSAGFMTLKQAIGVIMGANIGTTITAFIIGIDVGEYALPILALGAVLIFFFKTKRVHNIGMIFFGFGALFYGLELMSGGMKPLRTLETFHDLTVNMSSNPFLGVVVGTIFTVIVQSSSATIGILQGLFAENLLDLNAAMPVLFGDNIGTTITAVLASIGASVAARRAAATHVLFNLIGTMIFLLILPFFTQFIAYLGAELDLDRKMMIAVAHGSFNVTNTLIQLPFVGLLAAVVTKLIPGEDSVVEYKAKHLDPIFIEQSPSIALGQAKEEVIRMGQFAVRGMEETHLYLKTKQQKHSDTAYQIEDALNNLDKKITNYLINLSSASLSEMESERHSLLMDTVRDIERIGDHFENILELVDYQQANKVKVTDKAMADLEEMFKLTISTVSKSIKALDDNDSNLAREVAENEDLIDKMERKLRKQHILRLNAGDCTAQAGIVFVDIISNLERMGDHAVNIAEAVLEIRGL, encoded by the coding sequence ATGGAGATTAATGTCCAGGAAATGCTGTTTCAGTTTTTAGGTGGACTTGGAATATTTTTATACGGAATTAAACTGATGGGGGATGGCCTGCAGCAGGCTGCTGGAGATCGTTTGCGTGATATTTTAGACCGTTTCACGACCAATCCGATCATGGGAGTTTTAGCGGGAGTTCTTGTCACGGTTTTAATCCAAAGCAGTTCAGCGACGACCGTTATCACAGTCGGGCTTGTCAGTGCCGGGTTTATGACACTGAAGCAAGCTATCGGCGTAATTATGGGAGCGAATATCGGAACAACTATTACCGCCTTCATTATTGGAATTGATGTGGGGGAATATGCTCTGCCTATTTTAGCTCTTGGCGCAGTTCTTATTTTCTTCTTTAAAACGAAGAGAGTGCACAATATCGGAATGATCTTCTTTGGGTTTGGCGCTTTATTTTACGGCTTAGAATTAATGAGTGGCGGAATGAAGCCGTTAAGAACGCTTGAAACATTCCATGATTTAACGGTGAATATGAGTTCGAATCCGTTTTTAGGAGTAGTGGTTGGAACCATCTTTACGGTGATTGTCCAAAGCTCAAGTGCCACGATCGGTATTCTTCAAGGGCTTTTTGCTGAAAACCTGCTAGATTTAAATGCGGCAATGCCGGTTCTATTCGGAGATAATATCGGAACGACAATTACAGCTGTGCTGGCTTCTATTGGAGCATCCGTAGCGGCACGCCGGGCAGCTGCAACCCACGTGCTTTTCAATTTAATTGGAACGATGATATTCTTGCTTATTCTTCCTTTCTTCACACAGTTTATTGCCTACTTAGGCGCTGAATTGGATTTAGATCGGAAGATGATGATCGCTGTTGCGCACGGATCGTTTAATGTAACGAACACATTAATTCAACTTCCTTTTGTTGGGTTGCTTGCGGCGGTTGTTACGAAGTTAATTCCTGGAGAAGATTCGGTTGTGGAATACAAAGCGAAGCATCTTGATCCGATATTCATTGAACAATCACCTTCTATCGCGCTTGGGCAAGCGAAAGAAGAAGTCATTCGCATGGGACAATTCGCTGTCCGCGGTATGGAAGAAACCCATTTGTATTTAAAGACCAAGCAACAGAAGCATTCAGATACGGCTTACCAAATTGAAGATGCTTTAAATAATTTAGATAAGAAAATTACTAATTACTTGATTAATTTGTCCAGTGCTTCCCTTTCAGAGATGGAATCGGAAAGACATTCTTTACTGATGGACACCGTGCGCGACATTGAGAGAATCGGTGATCATTTTGAAAATATTTTAGAACTTGTGGATTATCAGCAAGCGAATAAAGTGAAAGTGACGGACAAAGCAATGGCGGATTTGGAAGAAATGTTCAAGCTGACAATCAGCACCGTTAGCAAATCCATTAAAGCACTTGATGATAATGATTCGAATTTAGCCAGAGAAGTGGCGGAGAATGAAGATTTAATTGATAAGATGGAGAGAAAGCTGCGAAAACAGCATATTTTACGATTAAACGCAGGTGATTGCACCGCCCAAGCAGGTATTGTCTTTGTTGATATCATCAGCAATCTTGAAAGAATGGGCGATCATGCGGTGAATATTGCAGAAGCGGTTCTCGAAATAAGAGGGCTGTGA
- a CDS encoding DUF1189 domain-containing protein has translation MTILKQFAKSLYSPKTIAMFRFQGIGRTIGYIFFITLVVSLPFIVRFSLMTTSGMEALKESVAADLPEFAIKDGELISAANETIAVQARETAIIFDPSGSVHPQDLQNEKQAFGFLRKEFALAVNGQVQTFSYALLHSDSLTKKEITDAADSLPSYLVIFLPAVWALYYLFIAAVEFIKVSIFAGIALLFTQFLKRRLSYRQGFRLAAYALTPSAALLVLLNLAGISFPYSFLADWLITSAVLLAAVQAIPPPAAKRAPLAK, from the coding sequence ATGACTATTTTGAAACAATTTGCGAAAAGCCTATATTCCCCTAAGACCATCGCTATGTTCCGCTTTCAAGGAATCGGGCGAACAATCGGCTATATCTTTTTCATTACACTTGTCGTTTCTTTGCCTTTTATAGTCCGCTTCAGCCTTATGACAACAAGCGGCATGGAGGCTCTTAAGGAATCCGTCGCGGCCGACCTTCCAGAGTTCGCAATCAAAGACGGTGAGCTGATTTCAGCAGCAAATGAAACAATCGCAGTGCAGGCTAGAGAAACAGCCATTATTTTCGATCCCTCCGGCTCGGTTCATCCGCAAGATTTGCAAAATGAGAAGCAGGCTTTCGGTTTTCTGAGAAAGGAATTTGCGTTAGCAGTTAATGGACAAGTCCAGACTTTCTCTTACGCACTTCTTCATTCCGACTCTCTGACAAAAAAAGAAATAACCGATGCCGCTGACAGCCTTCCATCCTACTTAGTCATTTTCTTACCGGCAGTATGGGCACTTTATTATTTATTTATCGCGGCCGTTGAATTTATTAAAGTTTCCATTTTCGCCGGCATTGCCCTTCTGTTTACACAGTTTCTGAAAAGGAGGCTATCCTATCGGCAAGGTTTTCGTCTGGCAGCCTATGCACTTACACCGTCAGCTGCGCTGCTCGTTCTGCTTAACTTGGCCGGAATTTCTTTTCCGTACAGCTTTTTAGCCGACTGGCTAATCACATCTGCTGTGCTGCTGGCCGCAGTTCAAGCCATTCCGCCGCCAGCTGCTAAGAGAGCGCCGCTTGCCAAATAG
- a CDS encoding LysM peptidoglycan-binding domain-containing protein — protein sequence MKNFLFFLLVIVIAAGIWNDLTKGSLPHKETLAQRPEQANSTPDRAFAQPYETLQMKRGDTVLSILEELHTQGLPVTIQRAVKDFQQLNGGVAPEDVQPGQTYKFPVY from the coding sequence ATGAAAAACTTTCTTTTCTTTCTGCTCGTGATTGTCATAGCAGCCGGCATTTGGAACGATTTAACGAAAGGGTCTCTCCCGCATAAAGAAACCCTTGCTCAGCGGCCCGAACAAGCAAACAGCACGCCTGACCGCGCATTCGCTCAGCCGTATGAAACGCTTCAGATGAAAAGAGGCGACACCGTTTTGTCCATTTTAGAAGAATTGCACACTCAAGGATTGCCCGTTACTATTCAGCGAGCAGTCAAGGACTTTCAGCAATTAAATGGAGGGGTGGCTCCTGAAGACGTGCAGCCTGGCCAGACTTATAAGTTCCCTGTCTATTAG
- the ispG gene encoding flavodoxin-dependent (E)-4-hydroxy-3-methylbut-2-enyl-diphosphate synthase, whose translation MSEITHRSKTRPVKVGNLTIGGSNELFIQSMTTTKTHDVEATVAEIHRLEEAGCQIVRVACPDERAANAIADIKRQIHIPLVVDIHFDYKLALKAIEGGADKIRINPGNIGRREKVEAVVNAAKAKGIPIRIGVNAGSLERRILEKYGYPTADGMVESALHHIKILEDLDFHDIIVSLKASDVNLAIEAYEKAARAFDYPLHLGITESGTLFAGTVKSAAGLGAILSKGIGNTLRVSLSADPVEEIKVARELLKSFGLSSNAATLISCPTCGRIEIDLISIANEVEEYIQKIKAPIKVAVLGCAVNGPGEAREADIGIAGARGEGLLFRKGKTVRKVPEETMVEELKKEIDKIAEEYYRKQEA comes from the coding sequence TTGAGTGAAATTACCCATCGTTCAAAAACACGCCCGGTGAAGGTTGGAAACTTAACCATAGGCGGCAGCAACGAATTGTTTATACAAAGTATGACTACAACGAAAACACATGATGTGGAAGCTACAGTTGCAGAAATTCATCGCCTGGAAGAAGCGGGATGTCAAATCGTTCGCGTCGCTTGTCCTGATGAACGGGCAGCCAATGCCATTGCTGATATCAAGAGACAAATTCATATCCCGCTGGTCGTTGATATCCATTTTGACTATAAATTGGCCTTAAAAGCGATTGAAGGCGGCGCTGATAAAATCCGCATCAATCCAGGCAATATCGGACGCCGCGAAAAAGTGGAAGCGGTCGTCAACGCGGCTAAAGCCAAAGGCATCCCTATTCGCATCGGAGTTAATGCCGGAAGTCTTGAACGCCGCATTTTAGAAAAGTACGGCTACCCAACAGCCGATGGCATGGTGGAAAGTGCGCTCCATCATATTAAGATTCTTGAAGATTTGGACTTTCATGACATCATCGTGTCCTTGAAAGCATCGGATGTAAATTTAGCCATTGAAGCATACGAAAAAGCAGCCAGAGCTTTTGATTATCCGCTGCATCTCGGCATTACCGAATCAGGCACTTTATTTGCCGGCACTGTAAAAAGCGCAGCAGGCCTTGGAGCCATTCTAAGCAAAGGAATCGGCAATACTTTGCGTGTTTCTTTAAGCGCTGATCCAGTGGAAGAGATCAAAGTGGCCAGAGAGCTCTTAAAATCTTTTGGATTATCTTCCAATGCCGCCACACTCATTTCCTGTCCGACTTGCGGGCGTATTGAAATCGATTTAATTAGCATCGCCAATGAAGTAGAGGAGTATATCCAAAAAATTAAAGCGCCGATCAAAGTGGCCGTCCTTGGCTGCGCCGTTAACGGACCAGGAGAAGCCCGCGAAGCGGATATTGGCATCGCCGGCGCCCGCGGAGAAGGCCTGCTGTTCCGAAAAGGAAAAACCGTTCGGAAAGTTCCCGAAGAGACCATGGTCGAAGAATTGAAGAAAGAAATTGATAAGATTGCCGAAGAATATTATCGGAAGCAAGAAGCATAA